Proteins encoded in a region of the Massilia sp. UMI-21 genome:
- the bamB gene encoding outer membrane protein assembly factor BamB, producing MRISSKLVGVGVLALMTGCSSLPSMPSFSSLNPFSKPKTDQPAPLVELKATMAVRTAWKLDIGKAGPYSFSPALAGNTVVVAGGGGDIARVEAATGKQLWRTKAGTELSAGVGTDGNLIVVGGAKGTVLAFDMDGKKLWTAQLSSEILSSPVVGQGIVVARSLDNRIVGLDAQTGEKKWTVQRTSPALTLRTAPGMIINGSDVIIAQPAGRLSSFILATGAPRWDLEVGVARGATELERVTDIGGAPVLFEGDVCAVSYQGRVGCFDAAAGSAKWTRDLSSEVGVAVDQRFVFAPDDKGALFAFNRDTGSSAWKNDKLSFRRLSTPVSYGRAVAVGDYQGIVHFLSREDGSFLARASLDGSAVIGTPLVAGSHLIFQTQNGTVAAIAVE from the coding sequence ATGCGTATTAGCAGCAAACTTGTTGGTGTTGGTGTACTGGCCCTGATGACGGGCTGCTCGAGCCTTCCCTCGATGCCCTCCTTCAGCTCGCTCAATCCCTTCTCCAAGCCGAAGACCGACCAGCCGGCGCCGCTGGTCGAGCTGAAGGCGACGATGGCCGTGCGTACCGCATGGAAGCTCGACATCGGCAAGGCCGGACCGTACAGCTTCTCGCCGGCGCTGGCCGGCAACACCGTGGTGGTGGCCGGCGGCGGCGGCGACATCGCCCGCGTCGAAGCGGCCACCGGCAAGCAGCTGTGGCGCACCAAGGCCGGCACCGAGCTGAGCGCCGGCGTCGGCACCGACGGCAACCTGATCGTGGTCGGCGGCGCCAAGGGCACCGTGCTGGCCTTCGACATGGATGGCAAGAAGCTGTGGACCGCGCAGCTGTCGAGCGAGATCCTGTCCTCGCCGGTGGTGGGGCAGGGCATCGTCGTCGCACGCAGCCTGGACAACCGCATCGTCGGCCTGGACGCCCAGACCGGCGAAAAGAAATGGACCGTGCAGCGCACCTCGCCGGCCCTGACCCTGCGCACCGCGCCGGGCATGATCATCAACGGCAGCGACGTCATCATCGCCCAGCCGGCCGGCCGCCTGTCCTCGTTCATCCTGGCGACCGGCGCACCGCGCTGGGACCTGGAAGTGGGCGTGGCGCGCGGCGCGACCGAACTCGAGCGCGTGACCGACATCGGTGGCGCCCCGGTGCTGTTCGAAGGCGATGTCTGCGCGGTGTCCTACCAGGGCCGCGTCGGCTGCTTCGACGCCGCCGCCGGTTCGGCCAAGTGGACCCGCGACCTGTCGTCCGAAGTCGGCGTCGCCGTCGACCAGCGCTTCGTGTTCGCGCCGGACGACAAGGGCGCGCTGTTCGCCTTCAACCGCGACACCGGATCGAGCGCCTGGAAGAACGACAAGCTGAGCTTCCGCCGGCTGTCGACCCCGGTCTCCTATGGCCGCGCCGTGGCCGTGGGCGACTACCAGGGCATCGTGCATTTCCTGTCGCGCGAGGATGGATCCTTCCTTGCGCGCGCCTCCCTTGATGGCAGCGCCGTCATCGGCACTCCGCTGGTGGCTGGATCGCACCTGATTTTTCAAACACAAAATGGAACTGTGGCCGCCATTGCGGTCGAATAA
- the hfq gene encoding RNA chaperone Hfq, whose translation MSNKGQLLQDPFLNALRKEHVPVSIYLVNGIKLQGHIESFDQYVVLLRNTVTQMVYKHAISTVVPARAVNLNLDSEAE comes from the coding sequence ATGAGCAACAAAGGGCAACTGTTACAAGACCCATTCCTGAACGCCTTGCGCAAGGAGCACGTCCCCGTCTCCATCTACCTGGTCAACGGCATCAAACTGCAAGGCCATATCGAATCCTTCGACCAGTACGTCGTCCTGCTTCGTAATACCGTGACCCAGATGGTCTACAAGCATGCCATTTCCACCGTCGTCCCGGCTCGCGCCGTCAACCTTAACCTCGACTCCGAAGCCGAGTAA
- the ndk gene encoding nucleoside-diphosphate kinase, producing MAIERTLSIIKPDAVAKNVIGQIYSRFEGAGLKVVAARMTQLSQAEAEGFYAVHAARPFFKDLVNFMISGPVMIQVLEGEGAILKNRDLMGATDPKKADAGTIRADFADSIDANAVHGSDAAETAAQEIAYFFPALNVYSR from the coding sequence ATGGCAATCGAACGCACCCTGTCGATCATCAAACCGGACGCAGTTGCAAAAAACGTGATCGGCCAAATCTATAGCCGCTTCGAAGGCGCTGGCCTGAAAGTCGTCGCTGCACGCATGACCCAGCTGTCGCAGGCCGAAGCCGAAGGCTTCTACGCCGTGCACGCGGCACGTCCGTTCTTCAAGGACCTGGTCAACTTCATGATCTCGGGTCCGGTCATGATCCAGGTGCTCGAAGGCGAAGGCGCGATCCTGAAGAACCGCGACCTGATGGGCGCGACCGATCCGAAGAAAGCCGACGCCGGCACCATCCGCGCCGACTTCGCCGACTCGATCGACGCCAACGCCGTCCACGGTTCGGACGCCGCTGAAACCGCTGCCCAGGAAATCGCGTACTTCTTCCCGGCACTGAACGTCTACTCGCGTTAA
- a CDS encoding tetratricopeptide repeat protein, with protein sequence MAYDLEEQEQIANFKAFWARFGNLIMGVLIVALLSYAGYNFWQSHKRTQAVEASALYDELQAALAASDNAKTQRIAGDIQNKYEGTVYAPMAALAAAKAAFDATDLKTAKAQLQWAVDHGDEEYQAIAKLRLAGVLLDEKAYDAALKLLGQSFPAQFSAEVADRKGDVLVAQNKIAEARQAYVAALAAMHKDNPGRQLVQVKLEAIGGTVPAQAADAKAAA encoded by the coding sequence ATGGCATACGATCTCGAAGAACAGGAACAGATAGCGAACTTCAAGGCCTTCTGGGCGCGTTTCGGCAACCTCATCATGGGCGTGCTGATCGTCGCGCTGCTGTCCTACGCCGGCTACAATTTCTGGCAATCGCACAAGCGCACCCAGGCCGTCGAGGCCTCGGCGCTGTACGACGAACTCCAGGCGGCGCTGGCGGCCAGCGACAACGCCAAGACCCAGCGCATCGCCGGCGACATCCAGAACAAGTACGAGGGCACGGTCTACGCGCCGATGGCGGCGCTGGCCGCCGCCAAGGCCGCGTTCGACGCGACCGACCTGAAGACCGCCAAGGCCCAGCTGCAGTGGGCGGTGGACCACGGCGACGAGGAATACCAGGCCATCGCCAAGCTGCGCCTGGCCGGCGTGCTGCTCGACGAGAAGGCCTACGACGCCGCGCTCAAGCTGCTCGGCCAGAGCTTCCCGGCGCAGTTCTCGGCCGAAGTGGCGGACCGCAAGGGCGACGTGCTGGTGGCGCAAAACAAGATTGCCGAGGCGCGCCAGGCCTACGTGGCCGCGCTGGCGGCGATGCACAAGGATAACCCGGGCCGCCAGCTGGTCCAGGTGAAGCTCGAAGCCATCGGCGGTACGGTGCCGGCGCAAGCCGCAGACGCCAAGGCAGCCGCGTAA
- the ispG gene encoding flavodoxin-dependent (E)-4-hydroxy-3-methylbut-2-enyl-diphosphate synthase, producing MIVNESCLGQPIPSGPLARRASRKVAVSHGARTVWVGGDAPVVVQSMTNTDTADAIGTAIQVKELARAGSEIVRITVDTPAAAAAVPAIREQLDRMEIDTPLVGDFHYNGHLLLRDYPECAQALSKYRINPGNVGQGAKRDTQFAQMIEIAARYDKPVRIGVNWGSLDQTLLARIMDENAARATPWSAQAVMYEALITSAIENAVRAEEVGLARDKIILSCKVSGVQDLIAVYRELARRCDYPLHLGLTEAGMGSKGIVASTAALSVLLQEGIGDTVRISLTPEPGGDRTREVVVGQEILQTMGLRKFTPMVIACPGCGRTTSTVFQELADNIQTFLREQMPEWKKTYPGVEAMNVAVMGCIVNGPGESKHANIGISLPGTGESPAAPVFVDGQKFATLRGERIVDEFKTIVLNYVQKNYSREAVTE from the coding sequence ATGATCGTGAACGAATCCTGCCTCGGCCAACCGATTCCCTCGGGCCCGCTCGCGCGCCGCGCCAGCCGGAAGGTCGCGGTTTCGCACGGCGCGCGTACCGTCTGGGTCGGCGGCGATGCGCCGGTGGTGGTGCAGTCGATGACCAACACCGATACGGCCGACGCGATCGGCACCGCGATCCAGGTCAAGGAACTGGCGCGCGCCGGTTCCGAGATCGTGCGCATCACGGTGGACACGCCGGCCGCCGCCGCCGCGGTGCCGGCGATCCGCGAACAGCTCGACCGCATGGAGATCGACACTCCGCTGGTGGGCGACTTCCACTACAACGGCCACCTGCTGCTGCGCGACTATCCGGAATGCGCGCAGGCGCTGTCGAAATACCGCATCAACCCGGGCAACGTGGGGCAGGGCGCCAAGCGCGACACCCAGTTCGCCCAGATGATCGAGATCGCGGCAAGATACGACAAGCCGGTGCGCATCGGCGTCAACTGGGGCAGCCTGGATCAAACGCTACTGGCCCGCATCATGGACGAGAATGCCGCGCGCGCCACGCCCTGGAGCGCCCAGGCCGTGATGTACGAAGCGCTCATCACTTCCGCGATCGAGAACGCGGTGCGCGCCGAAGAAGTGGGCCTGGCGCGCGACAAGATCATTTTGTCGTGCAAGGTGTCGGGCGTGCAGGACCTGATCGCGGTCTACCGCGAACTGGCGCGTCGCTGCGACTACCCGCTGCACCTGGGCCTGACCGAGGCCGGCATGGGCAGCAAGGGCATCGTCGCCTCGACCGCTGCACTGTCGGTGCTGCTGCAGGAAGGCATCGGCGACACCGTCCGCATCTCGCTCACGCCGGAACCGGGCGGCGACCGCACCAGGGAAGTCGTGGTCGGCCAGGAAATCCTGCAGACCATGGGCCTGCGCAAGTTCACCCCGATGGTGATCGCCTGCCCGGGTTGCGGCCGCACGACCTCGACCGTGTTCCAGGAGCTGGCGGACAACATCCAGACCTTCCTGCGCGAGCAGATGCCGGAGTGGAAGAAGACCTATCCGGGCGTGGAAGCGATGAACGTGGCCGTGATGGGCTGCATCGTCAACGGCCCGGGCGAATCGAAGCACGCGAACATCGGCATCAGCCTGCCGGGTACGGGCGAATCGCCGGCGGCGCCGGTGTTCGTCGACGGCCAGAAGTTCGCCACCTTGCGCGGCGAGCGTATCGTGGACGAGTTCAAGACCATCGTGCTGAATTACGTACAGAAGAACTACAGCCGCGAAGCGGTGACGGAATGA
- the rlmN gene encoding 23S rRNA (adenine(2503)-C(2))-methyltransferase RlmN, whose protein sequence is MTTLTNLLDFDPAQLIAYCAELGEKPFRAKQLQRWIHQFGAQDFDDMTDLAKSLREKLKTRAEIRAPGIISDHTSTDGTRKWLVDVGNGNAVETVFIPEENRGTLCISTQAGCAVNCRFCSTGKQGFNRNLTVAEIIGQLWMAEFELRRTKGIEPGPKGERQITNVVMMGMGEPLLNYEPTVTALKLMLDDNAYGLSRRRVTLSTSGVVPNIDKLAQDVPVALAVSLHASNDALRDILVPLNKKYPLRELLAACKRYLEFAPRDFITFEYCMLDGFNDSDEHARELIALVNDPAVGVNCKFNLIPFNPFPESGLTRSKNPRIKAFAQVLMDAGIVTTVRKTRGDDIDAACGQLAGEVQDRTRVAQRMEKMAEYQNKFGADFGRIVEIPS, encoded by the coding sequence ATGACGACGCTCACCAACCTGCTGGACTTCGATCCCGCGCAACTCATTGCGTACTGCGCCGAGCTGGGTGAGAAACCGTTCCGGGCCAAGCAACTGCAGCGCTGGATCCACCAGTTCGGAGCGCAAGACTTCGACGACATGACCGACCTGGCCAAGTCGCTGCGCGAAAAACTCAAGACCCGCGCCGAGATCCGTGCCCCCGGCATCATCAGCGACCATACCTCGACGGACGGCACCCGCAAGTGGCTGGTCGACGTCGGCAACGGCAACGCCGTGGAAACCGTGTTCATCCCGGAAGAAAACCGCGGCACGCTGTGCATCTCGACGCAGGCCGGCTGCGCCGTCAACTGCCGCTTCTGCTCGACCGGCAAGCAGGGCTTCAACCGCAACCTCACCGTGGCCGAGATCATCGGCCAGCTGTGGATGGCCGAGTTCGAGCTGCGCCGTACCAAGGGCATCGAGCCGGGCCCGAAGGGCGAGCGCCAGATCACCAACGTGGTCATGATGGGCATGGGCGAGCCGCTGCTCAACTACGAGCCGACCGTCACCGCGCTCAAGCTGATGCTCGACGATAACGCCTACGGCCTGTCGCGCCGCCGCGTGACGCTGTCGACCTCGGGCGTGGTCCCGAACATCGACAAGCTGGCGCAGGACGTGCCGGTGGCCCTGGCGGTGTCGCTGCACGCGTCGAACGACGCCCTGCGCGACATCCTGGTGCCGTTGAATAAGAAATACCCGCTGCGCGAGCTGCTGGCCGCCTGCAAGCGCTACCTCGAATTCGCCCCGCGCGACTTCATTACCTTCGAATACTGCATGCTCGACGGCTTCAACGACAGCGACGAGCATGCGCGCGAACTGATCGCCCTGGTGAACGATCCGGCCGTCGGGGTGAACTGCAAGTTCAACCTGATCCCGTTCAATCCGTTCCCGGAATCGGGCCTGACGCGCTCGAAGAACCCGCGCATCAAGGCCTTCGCCCAGGTGCTGATGGACGCCGGCATCGTGACCACCGTGCGCAAGACGCGCGGCGACGACATCGACGCCGCCTGCGGCCAGTTGGCCGGCGAGGTGCAGGACCGCACCCGCGTGGCCCAGCGCATGGAAAAGATGGCCGAGTACCAGAACAAGTTCGGCGCCGACTTCGGCCGCATCGTGGAGATCCCGTCCTGA
- a CDS encoding DUF4115 domain-containing protein, translating to MNEHADQPATPGNDAGVPGKTLQSQREAMGWSVEQVADQLKLAPRQVVALEAGDHASLPSPAVTRGFVRAYAKLLKIDATPLVAAIPMNMPPEAQAGATASIPRREQRPASFSQSRFPIGGKRSKVPTGAFFGAAAVIAAGFALWHFGLLPGSRPADGASTAVLESPVAAPALQGATPLPAQDALQHPSVPLISVPAPAGEGTAPAAAAPSGTPGATPSAPASAVTTPAPAVAAAVPAAAPPSAAAAGANALVLNVREDAWIGVRPVGGGKPLIWREVKAGSLETVEVAGPVVLTVGNPAGVTATLRGAAVALQQVPGKTFAQVSLK from the coding sequence ATGAACGAGCATGCAGACCAGCCGGCCACGCCGGGTAACGACGCCGGCGTCCCCGGCAAGACCCTGCAATCCCAGCGCGAAGCGATGGGCTGGAGCGTGGAGCAGGTGGCCGACCAGCTGAAGCTGGCGCCGCGCCAGGTGGTGGCGCTGGAAGCCGGCGATCACGCTTCGCTCCCGAGCCCGGCCGTGACGCGCGGTTTCGTGCGCGCCTACGCCAAACTCCTGAAGATCGACGCCACCCCGCTGGTGGCAGCGATCCCGATGAACATGCCGCCGGAAGCCCAGGCCGGCGCGACCGCATCGATTCCGCGCCGCGAACAGCGCCCGGCCTCGTTCTCGCAAAGCCGCTTCCCGATCGGCGGCAAGCGCAGCAAGGTGCCGACCGGCGCCTTCTTCGGCGCCGCGGCCGTGATCGCGGCCGGCTTCGCGCTGTGGCACTTCGGCCTGCTCCCGGGCAGCCGCCCGGCGGATGGCGCCAGCACCGCCGTGCTCGAGTCGCCGGTGGCCGCGCCGGCACTCCAGGGCGCCACCCCCTTGCCTGCGCAGGATGCGCTGCAGCACCCGTCGGTGCCGCTGATCTCGGTGCCGGCGCCCGCCGGCGAAGGCACTGCGCCGGCAGCGGCCGCTCCCTCGGGCACGCCAGGCGCGACGCCGTCCGCGCCGGCCTCCGCCGTGACGACGCCGGCGCCTGCCGTCGCCGCGGCAGTGCCGGCGGCGGCGCCGCCAAGCGCGGCGGCCGCGGGCGCCAATGCGCTCGTGCTGAACGTGCGTGAAGACGCCTGGATCGGCGTGCGTCCGGTCGGCGGCGGCAAGCCGCTGATCTGGCGCGAGGTCAAGGCCGGTTCGCTGGAAACCGTCGAGGTCGCCGGACCGGTCGTGCTGACCGTCGGTAACCCTGCCGGCGTGACGGCCACCCTGCGTGGCGCGGCGGTCGCCCTGCAGCAGGTGCCGGGCAAGACATTCGCGCAAGTGTCCTTGAAGTAA
- the pilW gene encoding type IV pilus biogenesis/stability protein PilW, translating into MARFAGRAAFLVAPVFALALLAGCAGNGGGELKTASDQTAAEKRASIRMQLAVGYYQNAQYDTALDEVKKAIAAEPDNAEAYGLRALIYTAMGRLALADENYRTALRIEPGNPELSNNYGSFLCQSLDKPAQAMPYFDAALRDRAYRTPVSALVNAGVCSIRSRDFQAAERYLLEAVRYNPDLQATNAGLARIYYERRDYQRAGFFINRLIETSKLDTLSADALWLALRVQRKLGDRTREASLAAQLRRRFPGSPEYTAFERGAFDE; encoded by the coding sequence ATGGCGCGCTTCGCCGGCCGCGCTGCGTTCCTGGTCGCGCCCGTGTTCGCGCTTGCCCTCCTGGCGGGCTGCGCCGGCAATGGCGGCGGCGAACTGAAGACCGCGTCGGACCAGACGGCGGCGGAGAAGCGCGCCTCGATCCGCATGCAGCTGGCGGTCGGCTACTACCAGAACGCCCAGTACGACACCGCGCTGGACGAGGTCAAGAAGGCGATCGCCGCCGAGCCGGACAATGCCGAGGCCTACGGCCTGCGGGCCCTGATCTACACCGCGATGGGCAGGCTGGCGCTGGCCGACGAGAACTACCGGACCGCGCTGCGCATCGAGCCGGGCAACCCGGAGCTGTCGAACAACTACGGTTCCTTCCTGTGCCAGTCGCTGGACAAGCCGGCGCAGGCGATGCCTTACTTCGATGCGGCGCTGCGCGACCGGGCCTACCGGACGCCGGTGAGCGCGCTGGTGAATGCGGGCGTGTGCAGCATCCGCAGCCGCGATTTCCAGGCCGCCGAGCGCTACCTGCTGGAGGCCGTGCGCTACAACCCTGACCTGCAGGCCACGAATGCCGGCCTGGCGCGGATCTATTACGAGCGGCGCGACTACCAGCGCGCCGGTTTTTTCATTAACCGCCTGATCGAGACGTCGAAACTCGACACGCTGTCGGCCGATGCGCTCTGGCTGGCGCTGCGCGTGCAGCGCAAGCTGGGCGACCGGACCCGCGAGGCCAGCCTGGCAGCCCAGCTGCGGCGGCGCTTCCCCGGTTCGCCCGAGTACACGGCCTTCGAGCGCGGCGCATTTGATGAGTGA
- the hisS gene encoding histidine--tRNA ligase, whose protein sequence is MSKPEKIVAVKGMNDILPQDAPMWELFENTAETILKSYGYQKIVTPIVEDTSLFARAIGAVTDIVEKEMYSFEDSMNGDQLTLRPEGTAGVVRAVLEHNLVYDGPKRLWYKGPMFRHERPQRGRYRQFFQFGAEAVGFSGPDIDAELIMLCRRLWDDLGLQNVRLELNSIGNADERLRHRADLIAYLEQHEDILDAEAKRRLHSNPLRILDTKNPAMQDMVNGAPKLLDYLGEESLAHLNGLKKILDRNAVQYTINPRLVRGLDYYNRTVFEWVTDELGSQGTICAGGRYDPLIEQFGGKATPAIGFAMGIERIIELMKGLGDSAAPAQCDVYLVHQGEQAQAQAFILGERLRDAGLDVVLHCATPAGAGSFKSQMKKADGSGAAFAVIIGEDEIASGQAVVKAMRGEFASQGGEQQQAKVAFENVVDHVVDQIVGGGEHDCDDENCNEHGHHHRP, encoded by the coding sequence ATGTCCAAACCAGAAAAAATCGTCGCCGTCAAAGGCATGAACGACATCCTCCCGCAAGACGCACCGATGTGGGAGCTGTTCGAGAACACCGCCGAGACCATCCTGAAGAGCTACGGCTACCAGAAGATCGTCACCCCGATCGTCGAGGATACCTCGCTGTTCGCGCGCGCCATCGGCGCCGTCACCGACATCGTCGAGAAGGAGATGTACTCCTTCGAGGATTCGATGAACGGCGACCAGCTGACCCTGCGTCCGGAAGGCACCGCCGGCGTGGTGCGCGCCGTGCTGGAACATAACCTGGTGTACGACGGCCCCAAGCGCCTGTGGTACAAGGGCCCGATGTTCCGCCACGAGCGCCCGCAGCGCGGCCGCTACCGCCAGTTCTTCCAGTTCGGCGCCGAAGCCGTCGGCTTCTCGGGCCCGGACATCGACGCCGAGCTGATCATGCTGTGCCGCCGCCTGTGGGACGACCTCGGCCTGCAGAACGTGCGTCTCGAGCTGAATTCGATCGGCAACGCCGACGAGCGCCTGCGCCACCGCGCCGACCTGATCGCCTATCTCGAACAGCACGAGGACATCCTCGACGCCGAGGCCAAGCGCCGCCTGCACAGCAATCCGCTGCGCATCCTGGACACCAAGAACCCGGCGATGCAGGACATGGTCAACGGCGCGCCCAAGCTGCTCGACTACCTGGGCGAGGAGTCGCTGGCCCACTTGAACGGCCTGAAGAAGATCCTCGACCGCAACGCGGTGCAGTACACCATCAACCCGCGCCTGGTGCGCGGCCTCGACTACTACAACCGCACCGTGTTCGAGTGGGTCACCGACGAGCTGGGCTCGCAGGGCACGATCTGCGCGGGCGGGCGCTACGACCCGCTGATCGAACAGTTCGGCGGCAAGGCCACCCCGGCGATCGGTTTCGCGATGGGCATCGAGCGCATCATCGAGCTGATGAAGGGGCTGGGCGACAGCGCCGCCCCGGCGCAGTGCGACGTGTACCTGGTCCACCAGGGCGAGCAAGCCCAGGCTCAGGCCTTCATCCTGGGCGAGCGTCTTCGGGATGCCGGCCTGGATGTTGTGTTACATTGCGCAACGCCGGCAGGCGCGGGCAGCTTCAAGAGCCAGATGAAGAAGGCCGACGGCAGCGGCGCGGCCTTTGCCGTGATCATCGGCGAAGACGAGATTGCTTCCGGCCAGGCCGTGGTCAAGGCCATGCGCGGCGAATTCGCCAGCCAGGGCGGCGAACAGCAGCAGGCCAAAGTCGCCTTCGAGAACGTGGTCGACCATGTGGTCGACCAGATCGTCGGCGGCGGCGAGCACGACTGCGACGACGAGAACTGCAACGAGCACGGGCATCACCACCGTCCCTGA
- a CDS encoding Bax inhibitor-1/YccA family protein, whose product MFPNSQPRSTIDLTKAGRGQVARNNVLRNTYWLLALSMIPTVLGAYLGVSLNLMAGIGGLGFLALMLVAFGFIFAIQKYKDSAVGLGLLLTFTFIMGLMLTPLLQHTLGYSNGGTLIMTAFGGTACVFAVMASIATTSKRDFSGMGSWLMAGVIVLVLAAIANIFLQMSALTIVVSVLAIGIFSAFILYDVQRIVNGGETNYISATLSIYLDVYNIFTSLLRLLGIFGGDD is encoded by the coding sequence ATGTTCCCTAATTCGCAACCCCGCAGCACGATCGACCTGACCAAAGCCGGTCGGGGCCAGGTCGCACGCAACAATGTCTTGCGCAACACCTACTGGCTGCTGGCGCTGTCGATGATCCCGACCGTGCTGGGCGCGTACCTCGGCGTGTCGCTCAACCTGATGGCCGGCATCGGCGGGTTGGGCTTCCTGGCCCTGATGCTGGTCGCGTTCGGCTTCATTTTCGCGATCCAGAAGTACAAGGATTCCGCCGTCGGCCTGGGCTTGCTGCTGACCTTCACCTTCATCATGGGCCTGATGCTGACCCCGCTGCTGCAGCACACCCTCGGCTACAGCAATGGCGGCACCCTGATCATGACCGCCTTCGGCGGCACCGCCTGCGTGTTCGCCGTGATGGCCAGCATCGCCACCACCTCCAAGCGCGACTTCTCGGGCATGGGCAGCTGGCTGATGGCCGGCGTGATCGTGCTGGTCCTGGCTGCGATCGCCAACATCTTCCTGCAGATGTCGGCCCTGACGATCGTCGTCTCGGTGCTGGCGATCGGCATCTTCTCGGCCTTCATCCTGTATGACGTGCAGCGCATCGTCAACGGCGGCGAGACCAACTACATCAGCGCCACGCTGTCGATCTACCTGGACGTGTACAACATCTTCACCAGCCTGCTGCGCCTGCTGGGCATTTTCGGCGGCGACGACTAA
- the der gene encoding ribosome biogenesis GTPase Der, which yields MKPVIALVGRPNVGKSTLFNRLTRSRDALVADLPGLTRDRHYGEGRIGERPFLVIDTGGFEPVAKEGIMHEMALQTRQAVAEADVVVFIVDGRQGLTPHDKTITDYLRKSGRKVMLVVNKSEGMKYTSVTADFYELGMGDPYVISAAHGDGVHDLVNEALDVAFANRTDEEDEPEHPDHGIKIAIVGRPNVGKSTLINTLVGEQRVIAFDMPGTTRDSIEVPFEREGKKYTLIDTAGIRRRGKIFEAIEKFSVVKTMQSISDANVIVLLLDAQQDISEQDAHIAGFILESGRALVVAVNKWDGLQSDDRDEVKIDLDRKLDFLSFAKTHFVSALKGTGISQLMKSVDAAYAAATANLSTPRLTRALQEAIEKQEPKRKGSTRPKLRYAHQGGQNPPIIVIHGNALEAVSEPYKRYLERHFRDTFNLVGTPVRIELKSGKNPFAKEQK from the coding sequence ATGAAGCCGGTAATTGCACTCGTTGGTCGCCCGAACGTCGGGAAGTCGACCCTATTCAACCGCCTGACCCGTTCGCGGGACGCGCTGGTTGCCGACCTCCCTGGCCTGACCCGCGACCGCCACTATGGCGAAGGCCGGATCGGCGAACGCCCGTTCCTGGTCATCGACACCGGCGGTTTCGAACCGGTGGCCAAAGAGGGCATCATGCACGAGATGGCGCTGCAGACGCGCCAGGCGGTGGCCGAAGCCGACGTCGTCGTGTTCATCGTCGACGGTCGCCAGGGCCTGACCCCGCACGACAAGACCATCACCGATTACCTGCGCAAGTCGGGCCGCAAGGTCATGTTGGTGGTTAACAAGTCCGAGGGCATGAAGTACACCTCGGTCACCGCCGACTTCTACGAACTCGGCATGGGCGACCCCTACGTCATCTCCGCCGCCCACGGCGACGGCGTGCACGACCTGGTGAACGAGGCGCTCGATGTCGCCTTCGCGAACCGTACCGACGAAGAAGACGAACCCGAGCATCCCGACCATGGCATCAAGATCGCCATCGTCGGCCGCCCGAACGTCGGCAAATCGACCCTGATCAACACCCTGGTCGGCGAGCAGCGCGTGATCGCCTTCGACATGCCGGGCACCACCCGCGACTCGATCGAAGTGCCGTTCGAGCGCGAAGGCAAGAAATACACGCTGATCGACACCGCCGGCATCCGCCGCCGCGGCAAGATCTTCGAGGCGATCGAGAAATTCTCGGTGGTCAAGACCATGCAGTCGATCTCGGACGCCAACGTGATCGTGCTGCTGCTCGACGCCCAGCAGGACATCTCCGAGCAGGACGCCCACATTGCCGGCTTCATCCTGGAGTCGGGCAGGGCGCTGGTGGTGGCGGTGAACAAATGGGATGGCCTGCAGTCGGATGACCGCGACGAGGTCAAGATCGACCTCGACCGCAAGCTGGACTTCCTGTCCTTCGCAAAAACCCACTTCGTGTCGGCGCTCAAGGGTACCGGCATCAGCCAGCTGATGAAGTCGGTGGACGCCGCCTATGCCGCCGCCACCGCCAACCTGTCGACCCCGCGCCTGACCCGCGCGCTGCAGGAAGCAATCGAAAAGCAGGAGCCGAAGCGCAAGGGCAGCACGCGTCCCAAGCTGCGCTACGCCCACCAGGGCGGACAGAATCCGCCGATCATCGTCATCCACGGTAACGCGCTGGAAGCCGTCAGCGAGCCCTACAAGCGCTACCTGGAGCGGCATTTCCGTGACACCTTCAATCTGGTCGGCACCCCGGTTCGTATCGAGCTCAAGAGCGGCAAGAACCCATTTGCCAAGGAGCAGAAATAG